In Bernardetia litoralis DSM 6794, the genomic window AGAAAAAACGTGTTGCTCTTGCAAAATTATTACTAGATGAGCCTGATTTATGGCTTTTGGATGAGCCTACCAATCACTTGGATTTGGCAACAATTGAATGGCTAGAAAACTATTGGGCTTCTTCGAATACTACCTTATTGTTGATTACTCACGATAGATATTTTTTAGATAAAATTTGTAATCGTATTTTTGAATTAGATAATGGGCATATTTATCGTTACGAAGCAAATTATGGACAGTTTTTGGAATTAAAATCTGAACGAATTGCACAGGCTCACACAGAAGCTGACAAAGCGCATCAGCTCATGAAAAAAGAATTGGACTGGATTAGAAGACAGCCAAAAGCACGAGGAACGAAAGCAAAATATAGAGTAGAAGCATTTGATGGAATAAAGGAAAAGGCTAGTAATCGTCCTGAGGGAAATAATATGAATATTGAATTTGGTGCAAAACGCCAAGGCAAGAAAATTATTGAGCTTCATGATGTGAGTTTTGATTTCCAAAGTGAAAGAGGAACACAAAAAATCCTAAATCAATTTAATTACAAGTTTGTAAGAGGAGAGCGAATTGGAATTATTGGAAAAAATGGAGCGGGAAAATCTACTTTTTTATCACTTTTAACAGGTGCATTAGAACCAACAAAAGGACATATTGAAAAAGGTGAAAACACTCATTTTGGTTATTATACACAAATGCCACCTTCTTTTGATGATTCGATGCGTGTAATTGAGGTAATTCAACAAATTGGAGAAATGGCAACAGTTTCGGAAGGGCATCAGGTTTCGGCTTCACAACTTCTGACTCAATTTAATTTTCCACCAGCACAACAATATAAAAATGTAGGAACGCTTTCAGGAGGAGAAAAAAGACGTTTGCAGCTTTTACAGATTTTGATAAAAATGCCAAATTTCTTGATTCTTGATGAGCCTACCAATGATTTGGATTTGCAAACACTTTCTGTTCTGGAAGAATTTTTATCTAATTATGGTGGTTGTTTGATTTTGGTTTCTCACGATAGATATTTCTTGGATAATCTAGTAGAACATCTTTTTGTATTTGAAGGAGAAGGAAAAATCAGAGACTTTAATGGAAATTACACTGATTTTAGAGAGGAAGAAACTGAAAAATTGAAAGAAGCACAAAACAAACCTTCTAATAAAAATGCGCATTCGATTGCACCAGTAAAAACTAATTTTTCTAATAAACTTTCCTTCAAAGAAAAACAAGAATTAGAACAAACTGAAAAGGAAATTGAAAAACTAACAGAACAAAAAGAAGAGTTAGTAAA contains:
- a CDS encoding ABC-F family ATP-binding cassette domain-containing protein, yielding MAAINLISGEHLSKTYGDRFLFNDLNFGISQGEKVALVGKNGAGKSTLLKILAKITTPDKGEVSLRQGVRVGYLAQDPDLPENKTIWEAIVQADSPTITAIRNYEDSILPENIEDAERMEKAMNEMERLDAWAYDAKIKEVTSKLGLEDTEKSISKLSGGQKKRVALAKLLLDEPDLWLLDEPTNHLDLATIEWLENYWASSNTTLLLITHDRYFLDKICNRIFELDNGHIYRYEANYGQFLELKSERIAQAHTEADKAHQLMKKELDWIRRQPKARGTKAKYRVEAFDGIKEKASNRPEGNNMNIEFGAKRQGKKIIELHDVSFDFQSERGTQKILNQFNYKFVRGERIGIIGKNGAGKSTFLSLLTGALEPTKGHIEKGENTHFGYYTQMPPSFDDSMRVIEVIQQIGEMATVSEGHQVSASQLLTQFNFPPAQQYKNVGTLSGGEKRRLQLLQILIKMPNFLILDEPTNDLDLQTLSVLEEFLSNYGGCLILVSHDRYFLDNLVEHLFVFEGEGKIRDFNGNYTDFREEETEKLKEAQNKPSNKNAHSIAPVKTNFSNKLSFKEKQELEQTEKEIEKLTEQKEELVKLMNSGETDYDKISKWSAEMEIIVNSLDEKEMRWLELSERE